From Streptomyces durmitorensis, a single genomic window includes:
- a CDS encoding RrF2 family transcriptional regulator, translated as MKLSGGVEWALHCCVVLTAATEPVPAARLAQLHDVSPSYLAKQMQALSRADLVKSIQGKTGGYVLTRPAADIAVLDVVLAVDGASPAFTCTEIRQRGPFGTPPQDCTKQCPIARAMSAADAAWRASLQAVSIADLVGSVEQDSGPEALPSIGTWLDAANGSDG; from the coding sequence ATGAAACTGTCCGGCGGCGTGGAGTGGGCACTGCACTGCTGTGTCGTGCTGACCGCGGCAACCGAGCCGGTCCCGGCCGCGCGACTGGCGCAGCTGCACGACGTCTCGCCCAGCTACCTGGCCAAACAGATGCAGGCCCTGTCCCGCGCCGACCTCGTGAAGTCCATTCAGGGCAAGACAGGCGGATACGTCCTGACCAGGCCGGCCGCCGACATCGCGGTCCTGGACGTCGTACTGGCCGTCGACGGGGCGAGCCCGGCCTTCACGTGCACCGAGATCCGCCAGCGGGGCCCCTTCGGCACACCACCCCAGGACTGCACCAAGCAGTGCCCCATCGCCCGCGCGATGAGTGCGGCCGATGCCGCCTGGCGCGCGTCGCTGCAGGCCGTCTCCATCGCGGATCTGGTCGGCTCGGTGGAGCAGGACAGCGGGCCCGAGGCTCTGCCGAGCATCGGTACGTGGCTCGACGCGGCGAACGGCTCCGACGGCTGA
- a CDS encoding LysR family transcriptional regulator → MPRKAAAALHVAQPSLSQAMANLESDLGVSLFHRMGRGVVLSEAGAELLEPSRRVLRDLTAVRDKAEALSGLHGGTVEIVAMPSPGIEPLTTLTHRFTELHPSVTISSRAAFTPEDVVGLVRSGACELGLLGAAKPVALSGVDVLPLEEQPFVVVAGPDGDVPDGATLRPEDLGGRKLIAARGGSLMRSIVDDITAQTDGTDIVAVVDHRTSVLPLVLAGVGIAVLPASWTRLARRCGASVAAIEPTAHLHVAMISLPAHLTPGARAFLELTRSYAGHKQVPAPCAP, encoded by the coding sequence ATGCCCCGAAAGGCGGCCGCCGCGCTCCACGTGGCGCAGCCGTCGTTGTCGCAGGCGATGGCCAACCTCGAATCCGACCTGGGCGTCTCGCTCTTCCACCGCATGGGCCGCGGCGTGGTCCTCAGCGAGGCCGGTGCCGAGCTCCTCGAACCCAGCCGCCGCGTCCTGCGCGACCTGACCGCCGTGCGCGACAAGGCGGAGGCGCTTTCCGGGCTGCACGGCGGCACCGTCGAGATCGTCGCCATGCCCTCGCCCGGCATCGAGCCCCTGACCACGCTGACCCACCGCTTCACCGAACTGCACCCGTCCGTCACGATCAGCAGCCGCGCCGCATTCACTCCCGAAGACGTCGTCGGCCTCGTACGCAGCGGTGCGTGCGAGCTCGGCCTGCTCGGCGCGGCCAAGCCCGTGGCGCTCTCCGGTGTCGATGTCCTGCCCCTGGAGGAGCAGCCGTTCGTCGTGGTGGCCGGTCCCGACGGTGACGTGCCGGACGGGGCCACCCTGCGCCCCGAAGACCTCGGCGGGCGCAAGCTGATCGCCGCCCGGGGCGGCAGTCTGATGCGCTCCATCGTCGACGACATCACCGCGCAGACGGACGGCACCGACATCGTCGCGGTCGTCGACCACCGCACCTCCGTCCTGCCCCTGGTCCTGGCCGGGGTGGGCATCGCGGTCCTGCCCGCTTCCTGGACGCGGCTCGCCCGCCGCTGCGGTGCGTCGGTCGCCGCCATCGAGCCGACCGCGCACCTGCACGTCGCGATGATCAGCCTGCCCGCCCATCTCACCCCGGGCGCCCGCGCCTTCCTGGAGCTGACCCGCTCGTACGCCGGGCACAAGCAGGTTCCCGCGCCCTGCGCGCCATAG
- a CDS encoding isocitrate/isopropylmalate dehydrogenase family protein yields the protein MTAPRTFRIAAIPADGVGTEVVAAGRAVLDALAAASQGAFAFEWQEFPWGCGCLWGLRLKICQSFDQWANVRPVHFLPGITSPLRKADDTDLDWVVVRENSEGEYAGLGGRNLSGRGPGGEVALQSALFTEVGCERIMRYAFDLARTRTHRKVSSVTKSNAQQYGMVLWDDVFKRVAADYPDVETESVLVDAMAAKFVLRPEELSVVVASDLNADILSDLGSALAGSLGLAASANLNPERRFPSMFEPVHGSAPDIAGQGLANPIGAVGSAALMLEHFGLADEAARLQRAIEATTAAGVLTRDVAGTASTEDVTKALIDALGA from the coding sequence GTGACCGCACCCCGCACCTTCCGCATCGCCGCCATCCCCGCCGACGGTGTCGGCACCGAGGTCGTCGCCGCGGGCCGCGCCGTCCTCGACGCCCTCGCGGCCGCCTCGCAGGGCGCCTTCGCCTTCGAGTGGCAGGAGTTCCCCTGGGGCTGCGGCTGCCTCTGGGGCCTGCGCCTGAAGATCTGCCAGAGCTTCGACCAGTGGGCCAACGTCCGCCCCGTGCACTTCCTGCCCGGCATCACCAGCCCGCTGCGCAAGGCGGACGACACCGACCTGGACTGGGTCGTCGTCCGCGAGAACAGCGAGGGCGAGTACGCGGGCCTAGGTGGACGCAATCTCTCCGGCCGCGGACCCGGCGGTGAAGTCGCCCTCCAGTCGGCCCTGTTCACCGAGGTGGGCTGCGAGCGGATCATGCGCTACGCCTTCGACCTGGCCCGCACCCGTACGCACCGCAAGGTCTCGTCCGTCACCAAGAGCAACGCCCAGCAGTACGGCATGGTGCTGTGGGACGACGTGTTCAAGCGGGTCGCCGCCGACTACCCGGACGTGGAGACCGAGAGCGTCCTGGTCGACGCCATGGCCGCGAAGTTCGTCCTGCGCCCCGAGGAGCTCTCCGTCGTCGTCGCCTCCGACCTCAACGCCGACATCCTCTCCGACCTCGGCAGCGCCCTGGCCGGCAGCCTGGGCCTCGCGGCCAGCGCCAACCTCAATCCCGAGCGCCGCTTCCCGAGCATGTTCGAGCCCGTGCACGGTTCGGCTCCCGACATCGCCGGGCAGGGTCTGGCCAACCCGATCGGGGCGGTCGGCAGCGCCGCGCTGATGCTGGAGCACTTCGGCCTGGCCGACGAGGCGGCCCGCCTGCAGAGGGCGATCGAGGCCACCACCGCGGCCGGTGTCCTCACCCGTGACGTCGCGGGCACCGCTTCCACCGAGGACGTCACCAAGGCCCTGATCGACGCACTCGGCGCCTGA
- a CDS encoding cupin domain-containing protein has product MAPNTASTPSDDESAAAAHRDAFHPDLPGHDAGSPPLNARLHHIRADALDGDTAQTGGMRRFAAISGGSVGSERIWMGQTHVAPDTASSNHHHGASETAIHVIKGHPEFVFLDDSSGTPEEIRIRTAPGDYIFVPPYVPHREENPSPDEEAVVVIARSTQEAIVVNLPELYVLGGEPGVR; this is encoded by the coding sequence ATGGCCCCGAACACCGCGTCCACGCCTTCCGACGACGAGTCGGCCGCGGCCGCCCATCGCGACGCGTTCCACCCGGACCTTCCCGGCCATGACGCCGGTTCACCGCCCCTGAACGCCCGCCTTCACCACATCCGCGCCGACGCCCTCGACGGCGACACCGCGCAGACGGGCGGCATGCGGCGCTTCGCCGCGATCAGCGGCGGGAGCGTCGGTTCGGAGCGCATCTGGATGGGCCAGACCCACGTCGCGCCCGACACCGCGTCCTCCAACCACCACCACGGGGCGTCCGAGACAGCCATCCATGTCATCAAGGGGCACCCGGAGTTCGTCTTCCTGGACGACTCCAGCGGAACGCCCGAGGAGATCCGGATCCGCACGGCCCCGGGCGACTACATCTTCGTCCCCCCGTACGTCCCGCACCGCGAGGAGAACCCGAGCCCCGACGAGGAGGCCGTCGTGGTCATCGCCCGCAGCACGCAGGAGGCGATCGTGGTGAACCTGCCGGAGCTGTACGTCCTGGGCGGCGAGCCCGGCGTTCGATAG
- a CDS encoding GNAT family N-acetyltransferase has protein sequence MPEKPCVPDDFVVPLSLAADGFRLEPLGPQHNDADHAAWISSIEHIRATPGFQERSWPPPAGMSLAHNLRDLQSHASDFDKRTGFTYTVLDDTGKVIGCVYIYPSHTDEHVTDVRSWVSADHGALDGPLHRAVATWLASDWPFEEVRYRSEA, from the coding sequence ATGCCTGAGAAGCCATGTGTCCCCGACGACTTCGTCGTTCCCCTGAGTCTTGCTGCCGACGGATTCCGCCTGGAACCGCTCGGGCCGCAGCACAACGACGCCGATCATGCCGCCTGGATATCGAGCATCGAGCACATCCGTGCCACCCCCGGTTTCCAAGAACGGAGCTGGCCGCCCCCGGCGGGAATGAGCCTGGCCCACAACCTCCGTGACCTGCAAAGCCATGCGAGCGACTTCGACAAACGAACCGGCTTCACCTACACGGTTCTCGACGACACCGGAAAGGTGATCGGCTGCGTCTACATCTACCCGTCGCACACGGACGAGCACGTGACGGATGTCCGCTCATGGGTGAGCGCGGACCACGGTGCACTGGACGGCCCACTGCACCGAGCAGTGGCGACCTGGCTGGCATCCGACTGGCCGTTCGAGGAGGTTCGCTACCGGTCAGAGGCGTAG
- a CDS encoding GntR family transcriptional regulator, whose translation MRSLGVVVASGREKAYAYLKDTVLTDPAMQGEYLSEQDIADRIGVSRTPIREALLLLAAEDLVELVPKRGARVAPLSGREITELMQLRGIVERYAAQHVIGAGRAPARELGELLRRQRVLSGPDQAKEFIDVDHLFHSTLVSAVGNALLDRHYEGLRSRQVRAGVVALYNQQGRQEAVLDEHQAIVDALAAGDAQAACSAIDSHLESTLKVLLAG comes from the coding sequence ATGCGATCTCTGGGGGTAGTGGTGGCGTCCGGTCGGGAGAAGGCGTACGCGTATCTCAAGGACACGGTGCTGACGGACCCGGCGATGCAGGGTGAGTACCTCTCGGAGCAGGACATCGCCGATCGGATCGGTGTCTCGCGCACCCCGATCCGCGAGGCGCTGCTCCTCCTGGCCGCCGAGGATCTCGTCGAGTTGGTGCCCAAGCGCGGTGCGCGGGTCGCGCCCTTGTCGGGGCGTGAGATCACCGAGCTGATGCAGCTGCGCGGGATCGTCGAGCGGTACGCGGCCCAGCACGTCATCGGCGCGGGCCGGGCTCCGGCCCGGGAGTTGGGGGAACTCCTTCGGCGCCAGCGCGTGCTGAGCGGGCCCGACCAGGCCAAGGAGTTCATCGACGTGGACCACCTGTTCCACTCGACACTCGTGTCGGCCGTGGGCAACGCCCTGCTCGACCGCCATTACGAGGGGCTGCGCAGCCGTCAGGTGCGGGCCGGTGTCGTGGCCCTGTACAACCAGCAGGGCCGTCAGGAAGCGGTGCTGGACGAGCACCAGGCGATCGTGGACGCCCTCGCGGCCGGTGACGCGCAGGCCGCGTGCTCCGCGATCGACAGCCATCTGGAGTCGACGCTGAAGGTATTGCTCGCCGGGTAG
- a CDS encoding carbon-nitrogen hydrolase family protein: MRIALSQLTTGPEPSKNLALIEEWTARAADAGADVVVFPEASMACFGTPLAPLAEPLDGPWATGVRAVAEAAGVTVVAGMFTPAPGGRVANTLLATGRGAEASYDKIHLYDAFGYAESDSVAAGSRVVTIDVDGVRLGLATCYDVRFPELFRAHADAGATATLLAASWGAGPGKLDQWELLVRARALDATLWVAAVGQADPAAGGVAAQGTAPTGVGHSMVVGPDGTVRDRLGAGPELVVTEVDADEVAAVRKKIPVLANRRLGEQV, from the coding sequence GTGCGCATCGCACTGAGCCAGCTCACCACCGGCCCCGAGCCCAGCAAGAACCTCGCCCTCATCGAGGAATGGACCGCACGCGCGGCGGACGCGGGCGCGGACGTCGTCGTGTTCCCCGAGGCGTCGATGGCCTGCTTCGGCACGCCCCTGGCGCCGCTCGCCGAACCCCTGGACGGCCCCTGGGCCACCGGGGTCCGTGCTGTCGCGGAGGCGGCGGGCGTCACCGTCGTGGCGGGCATGTTCACGCCCGCGCCCGGCGGCCGGGTGGCCAACACCCTGCTGGCCACGGGCCGCGGCGCCGAAGCGTCGTACGACAAGATCCATCTCTACGACGCGTTCGGCTATGCGGAGTCCGACTCCGTGGCTGCCGGATCGCGGGTCGTCACGATCGACGTGGACGGTGTCCGCCTGGGCCTGGCCACGTGCTACGACGTGCGCTTCCCGGAGCTGTTCCGGGCCCATGCCGACGCGGGGGCCACCGCGACCCTGCTGGCGGCGTCCTGGGGTGCGGGACCCGGCAAGCTCGATCAGTGGGAGCTGCTGGTGCGGGCCCGTGCCCTGGACGCCACGCTGTGGGTCGCGGCCGTCGGCCAGGCCGATCCGGCCGCCGGGGGAGTCGCGGCCCAGGGAACGGCGCCCACCGGAGTGGGGCACAGCATGGTCGTCGGCCCGGACGGGACCGTGCGCGACCGCCTGGGGGCCGGGCCGGAGCTCGTGGTCACGGAGGTGGACGCGGACGAGGTCGCGGCGGTCCGCAAGAAGATCCCGGTACTGGCCAACCGCCGCCTGGGGGAGCAGGTCTGA
- a CDS encoding MFS transporter, protein MQHTPKGPPAVSPDRSGIRRAFFASLTGTALEWYDFAVYSAAAALVFGDLFFPSEDPLTGTLLAFSTYAVGYVSRPLGGFVFGRLGDVIGRKKVLIATLVLIGAATFLIGVLPTHATAGAAAPIALVVLRFAQGVGVGGEWGGAVLLSSEFGDPRRRGFYASAAQVGPPAGNLLANGVLAALGVLLTEEQFLSWGWRVAFLLSGVLVAFGLWIRAKLEETPVFKAMEAEESRPEAPIREVFTTQPRALCAAILSRVAPDVLYAMFTVFVLTYATDELGMSRGSALTAVLLGSFLQIFLIPLASALSDRVNRRLLYGCSAVAAGAWPFVFFLVVDGSSWILLVCGVVVALAIHSFMYGPQAAFVAEQFSPRLRYTGSSLAYTLAGLIGGAVAPLLFTALLSSYDSWVPLALYLAAAAAVTLIGLCLGRDSAHAEKEDALLAGAGAGAGAGAGATEAAVPATRVP, encoded by the coding sequence ATGCAGCACACCCCAAAGGGCCCACCGGCGGTTTCGCCGGACCGCTCCGGCATCCGCCGGGCCTTCTTCGCCAGCCTCACCGGGACCGCTCTGGAGTGGTACGACTTCGCGGTCTACTCCGCCGCCGCGGCGCTCGTCTTCGGTGATCTCTTCTTCCCCTCGGAGGACCCCCTCACCGGCACCCTCCTGGCGTTCTCCACCTACGCCGTCGGCTACGTCTCGCGCCCGCTCGGCGGGTTCGTCTTCGGGCGCCTGGGTGATGTGATCGGCCGCAAGAAGGTGCTCATCGCCACCCTGGTCCTGATCGGCGCGGCCACGTTCCTGATCGGGGTCCTGCCCACGCACGCCACCGCGGGCGCCGCCGCCCCCATCGCCCTGGTCGTGCTGCGGTTCGCGCAGGGTGTCGGGGTCGGCGGCGAGTGGGGCGGCGCGGTCCTGCTGTCCAGCGAGTTCGGCGACCCGCGCCGCCGCGGCTTCTACGCCTCGGCCGCACAGGTCGGACCGCCCGCCGGAAACCTCCTGGCCAACGGAGTACTGGCGGCTCTGGGCGTGCTGCTCACCGAGGAGCAGTTCCTCTCCTGGGGCTGGCGCGTGGCCTTCCTGCTCTCGGGGGTCCTGGTCGCCTTCGGGCTGTGGATCAGGGCGAAGCTGGAGGAGACCCCCGTCTTCAAGGCCATGGAAGCCGAGGAATCCCGGCCCGAGGCGCCCATCCGGGAGGTCTTCACCACCCAGCCCCGCGCCCTGTGTGCCGCGATCCTCAGCCGGGTGGCCCCCGATGTGCTCTACGCGATGTTCACCGTGTTCGTCCTCACCTACGCCACCGACGAACTGGGCATGAGCCGGGGCTCCGCACTGACGGCCGTCCTGCTCGGCTCCTTCCTCCAGATCTTCCTCATCCCGCTGGCCAGCGCCCTGTCCGACCGGGTCAACCGCCGCCTGCTGTACGGCTGTTCCGCCGTCGCCGCCGGGGCGTGGCCCTTCGTGTTCTTCCTCGTGGTCGACGGCAGCAGCTGGATCCTGCTGGTGTGCGGCGTCGTGGTGGCCCTGGCCATCCACTCCTTCATGTACGGCCCCCAGGCGGCCTTCGTCGCCGAGCAGTTCTCGCCCCGCCTGCGCTACACCGGGTCTTCACTCGCCTACACCCTGGCGGGTCTCATCGGCGGAGCGGTCGCCCCGCTGCTGTTCACCGCCCTGCTCAGCTCGTACGACAGCTGGGTCCCGCTGGCGCTCTACCTCGCCGCCGCGGCGGCCGTGACCCTCATCGGCCTCTGCCTGGGCAGGGACTCGGCCCACGCCGAGAAGGAGGACGCGCTGCTCGCAGGCGCAGGCGCAGGCGCGGGCGCGGGCGCAGGCGCGACGGAGGCTGCCGTGCCCGCCACCCGAGTGCCGTGA
- a CDS encoding DUF2848 domain-containing protein, whose protein sequence is MTVLTFELPDGSTRAVDVVQLLNAGYAGREQADVAAHVAELAQLGVPAPSVTPALYPVSPYLAQQTDRVAAPHARTSGEAEWALVVADGGELLLTAACDHTDRDLEVHGVAWSKNAAPDVLARQAWLLADVESRIDELTLRAWVTHDGGETEIQDGTLAELLTPGYWAGVLRERGALKSGTVLISGTIPMADGVDQFADGWRVELGDPATGNTIRLAYEVAPLPQPIG, encoded by the coding sequence ATGACTGTGCTGACCTTCGAACTCCCCGACGGCTCCACCCGCGCCGTCGACGTCGTGCAACTGCTCAACGCCGGATACGCCGGACGCGAGCAGGCCGACGTCGCCGCGCACGTCGCGGAGCTCGCCCAGCTCGGGGTGCCCGCGCCGTCGGTGACCCCGGCGCTCTACCCCGTCTCCCCCTACCTGGCCCAGCAGACCGACCGGGTCGCCGCCCCGCACGCCCGCACATCGGGTGAGGCCGAATGGGCGCTGGTCGTCGCGGACGGCGGGGAGCTACTCCTCACGGCCGCCTGCGACCACACCGACCGCGACCTCGAGGTGCACGGCGTGGCCTGGAGCAAGAACGCGGCACCGGACGTCCTGGCCCGGCAGGCCTGGCTCCTGGCCGACGTCGAGTCGCGCATCGACGAGCTGACCCTGCGCGCCTGGGTCACCCACGACGGCGGGGAGACCGAGATCCAGGACGGCACACTCGCCGAACTGCTCACCCCCGGCTACTGGGCCGGCGTGCTGCGCGAACGCGGCGCCCTGAAGTCCGGCACCGTCCTGATCTCGGGGACCATCCCCATGGCCGACGGCGTGGACCAGTTCGCCGACGGCTGGCGTGTGGAGCTGGGTGACCCCGCCACCGGCAACACGATCCGGCTCGCCTACGAGGTGGCACCCCTGCCCCAGCCCATCGGCTGA
- a CDS encoding LysR family transcriptional regulator produces MDLLQLRYFQAVARYEHISRAAQELRVAQPSLSRTIARLESELGSPLFDRQGRRIRLNPYGAMFLRHVERALSELDDGRRAVREARDTGLGRVSVASETLLTVTHLMGSFRADHPRADVRLFQSTVQEMDRRLRTREVDFCVASQPLTGTNLDSVELAREEVLLAVPPGHWLDGRESVTIPEIADEPFVTTRPGHWQRALLDRLFAAEGLTPLLSCEGDEPGASQDMISAGLGIGLIPAMSREVGTETRVPVAWVEVEAPDCERVLTLVWSRDSYLSEAALKFREFITGTPFMAHRLGLPDARREAGEAGEAVAT; encoded by the coding sequence ATGGATCTTCTGCAGTTGCGCTACTTCCAGGCCGTCGCCCGTTACGAGCACATCAGCCGCGCCGCGCAGGAACTGCGCGTCGCCCAGCCCTCGCTGAGCCGCACCATCGCTCGCCTGGAATCGGAGCTCGGCTCCCCGCTCTTCGACCGGCAGGGCCGCCGCATCCGGCTCAATCCGTACGGCGCGATGTTCCTGCGGCATGTCGAGCGCGCCCTGAGCGAGCTCGACGACGGCCGCAGGGCGGTGCGCGAGGCCCGTGACACCGGCCTCGGCCGCGTCAGTGTGGCCTCGGAGACGCTCCTGACGGTCACTCATCTCATGGGTAGTTTCCGGGCGGACCACCCCCGGGCCGACGTGCGGCTCTTCCAGTCGACCGTGCAGGAGATGGACCGCCGGCTGCGCACCAGAGAGGTCGACTTCTGCGTGGCGTCGCAGCCGCTGACCGGCACGAACCTCGACTCGGTCGAGCTCGCCCGCGAGGAGGTGCTGCTCGCGGTGCCGCCAGGCCACTGGCTCGACGGGCGGGAGAGCGTGACGATCCCCGAGATCGCCGACGAACCCTTCGTCACCACGCGTCCGGGCCACTGGCAACGTGCCCTCCTGGACCGGCTGTTCGCCGCCGAGGGGCTCACGCCGCTGCTGTCCTGCGAGGGCGACGAGCCGGGCGCGAGCCAGGACATGATCAGCGCGGGGCTGGGCATCGGTCTCATCCCGGCGATGTCCCGCGAGGTCGGAACGGAGACGCGCGTTCCGGTGGCCTGGGTCGAGGTGGAGGCACCCGACTGCGAACGGGTGCTGACCCTGGTGTGGAGCCGCGACAGCTACCTGTCCGAAGCCGCCCTGAAGTTCCGGGAGTTCATCACGGGCACCCCCTTCATGGCCCACCGCCTGGGCCTGCCCGACGCGCGCCGCGAGGCGGGTGAGGCGGGTGAGGCGGTCGCCACGTGA
- a CDS encoding cytochrome ubiquinol oxidase subunit I, with the protein MSAADLARLQFAATTGIHWLFVILTMGLVPLVAIMHTRAAYTRDPVKRAVRERMTRFWGQLYVINYAVGIVTGLVMEFQFGLSWSGLSKFAGNVFGAPLALETLIAFFAESTFLGMWIFGWGRMRRGVHVTLIWLVALTAYASGYWIMVANGFMQHPVGYEVRDGAAYLTDFGALLTNSSALVALLHIALAALTTGGVFIAGVSAYHFLRRTTETELFRGSMLLGLWVAMVTSFFVVIVGEMQRPVIERTQPMKDAVLENSGVAEVQAQLVKEHGPGDYVPWQDTLRISMDAMTIIGNTVSTITFIAVILLWRNRLMRWRPALWVLVASVPFPFIASVGGWVVREVGRQPWLVYGELTVEDALSHVGTAALAVSCTVFIAVFLALAVTNWTLITRFALRGPDATQLGSTEPLPDDAPDGPGGDAEEKQPLPAF; encoded by the coding sequence ATGAGCGCTGCGGATCTGGCCCGACTCCAGTTCGCGGCCACGACCGGCATCCACTGGCTGTTCGTGATCCTCACCATGGGGCTCGTCCCCCTCGTGGCGATCATGCACACCCGGGCCGCGTACACCCGAGATCCCGTCAAGAGAGCCGTCCGGGAGCGCATGACCCGGTTCTGGGGCCAGCTCTACGTCATCAACTACGCGGTCGGCATCGTCACCGGCCTGGTCATGGAGTTCCAGTTCGGGCTCAGTTGGAGCGGCCTGAGCAAGTTCGCGGGCAACGTCTTCGGCGCCCCGCTGGCACTCGAGACCCTCATCGCCTTCTTCGCCGAGTCCACCTTCCTCGGCATGTGGATCTTCGGCTGGGGGCGCATGCGCAGGGGCGTACACGTCACGCTCATCTGGCTGGTCGCCCTGACCGCGTACGCCTCCGGATACTGGATCATGGTCGCCAACGGCTTCATGCAGCACCCCGTGGGTTACGAAGTACGCGACGGCGCCGCCTACTTGACCGACTTCGGGGCGCTGCTCACCAACTCCAGCGCGCTGGTCGCACTCCTCCACATCGCACTGGCCGCGCTGACGACGGGCGGCGTCTTCATCGCCGGGGTCAGCGCCTACCACTTCCTCCGGCGCACCACGGAGACCGAACTCTTCCGCGGCTCCATGCTCCTTGGGCTGTGGGTCGCCATGGTCACCTCCTTCTTCGTCGTCATCGTCGGCGAGATGCAGCGGCCCGTGATCGAGCGGACCCAGCCCATGAAGGACGCGGTCCTGGAGAACAGCGGCGTCGCCGAGGTGCAGGCACAGCTCGTCAAGGAGCACGGGCCCGGCGACTACGTGCCCTGGCAGGACACGCTGCGGATCTCCATGGACGCGATGACGATCATCGGCAACACCGTCTCCACCATCACGTTCATCGCCGTCATCCTGCTGTGGAGGAACCGGCTGATGCGCTGGCGCCCGGCGCTGTGGGTGCTGGTGGCGTCAGTGCCGTTCCCCTTCATCGCCTCCGTGGGCGGCTGGGTCGTGCGCGAGGTCGGTCGGCAACCCTGGCTCGTCTACGGAGAGTTGACGGTGGAGGACGCGCTCTCCCACGTCGGTACGGCCGCGCTGGCCGTGTCCTGCACCGTGTTCATCGCCGTCTTCCTCGCCCTGGCGGTGACGAACTGGACGCTGATCACGCGCTTCGCCCTCCGCGGCCCGGACGCCACGCAGCTCGGCTCCACCGAACCGCTCCCCGACGACGCGCCCGACGGGCCAGGGGGCGACGCCGAGGAGAAACAGCCGCTTCCGGCCTTCTGA
- the cydB gene encoding cytochrome d ubiquinol oxidase subunit II has product MSLETAWLALLGLLLAGYFVLGGYDYGVQMLHPFLGDRGDRSDRGDGQGQEGDRVGRSAALDAIAPFFLGNEVWLVAFAGVLFGAFPHLEGTLLSGLYPLVVAILVGLVLGNAAIQLRRRAHSPRGRRRWDILIVFGGALPAVCWGIVVGLLLHGVPRRADGSFHVGFGDVFSPFTLACGVTTALLFAAHGAAFVALRSDPELGLKARHLGALLLRWAAAMGSLALLLTLFGAGASMTNRSTSSVIAALFAAALASAWWHFSRGHNARAFAATCCATALPVLLVGAGHYPYLLISSAGAGLTVGHAVTDGATLKILSAFGVLVIPVILAYQTWSWWAFRGRTGLRHPSYF; this is encoded by the coding sequence ATGAGTCTGGAGACCGCCTGGCTGGCCCTCCTCGGCCTGCTCCTCGCCGGGTACTTTGTGCTCGGCGGCTACGACTACGGCGTACAGATGCTGCATCCCTTCCTCGGCGACCGAGGCGACCGGAGCGACCGGGGCGACGGACAAGGCCAGGAGGGCGACCGCGTCGGCCGGAGCGCCGCCCTCGACGCCATCGCACCCTTCTTCCTGGGAAACGAGGTCTGGCTGGTCGCCTTCGCAGGCGTCCTGTTCGGCGCCTTCCCGCACCTGGAGGGCACCCTCCTGTCCGGCCTGTACCCCCTGGTCGTGGCCATCCTCGTCGGTCTGGTCCTCGGCAACGCCGCGATCCAACTGCGCCGCCGCGCCCACAGCCCTCGCGGGCGCCGACGGTGGGACATCCTGATCGTGTTCGGAGGGGCACTGCCCGCTGTGTGCTGGGGAATCGTCGTGGGCCTGCTGCTCCACGGCGTGCCCCGCCGGGCAGACGGGAGCTTCCACGTCGGATTCGGCGACGTGTTCTCGCCGTTCACGCTGGCCTGCGGTGTCACGACCGCGCTGCTCTTCGCGGCGCACGGAGCGGCCTTCGTGGCACTGCGCTCAGATCCCGAACTCGGCCTCAAAGCACGGCACTTGGGCGCCTTGCTACTCCGTTGGGCAGCCGCCATGGGCTCCCTCGCGCTGCTCCTCACGCTCTTCGGAGCGGGCGCCTCGATGACGAACCGCTCCACATCGTCGGTCATCGCCGCCCTGTTCGCGGCGGCACTCGCCAGTGCCTGGTGGCACTTCTCCCGCGGACACAACGCCCGTGCATTCGCGGCCACTTGCTGCGCCACCGCGCTGCCCGTGCTGCTCGTGGGAGCCGGGCACTACCCCTACCTCCTGATCAGCTCGGCGGGCGCGGGGCTGACCGTCGGCCACGCCGTCACTGACGGCGCCACGTTGAAGATCCTCAGCGCGTTCGGGGTCCTGGTGATCCCGGTGATCCTCGCGTACCAGACATGGAGCTGGTGGGCCTTCCGAGGACGGACCGGCCTCCGTCACCCCAGCTACTTCTGA